In Mangifera indica cultivar Alphonso chromosome 1, CATAS_Mindica_2.1, whole genome shotgun sequence, a single genomic region encodes these proteins:
- the LOC123226373 gene encoding uncharacterized protein LOC123226373 produces the protein MTGALAWQVAEVLNKNYKFLVFEERSHGNCPGSLLPVLCPSSLLLQQLLFSHSQDARLKVNLENCKEFIRIISHLMIFKDKPREERTFEMARIGDNSYKLALSSSMDEVSATFNLGDLYLKSMVCMWI, from the exons ATGACAGGTGCGCTTGCATGGCAGGTCGCCGAAGTtctcaataaaaattataagtttttggtttttgaGGAGAGATCGCACGGGAATTGCCCGGGTTCTCTCCTCCCTGTATTGTGTCCTTCTTCCCTTCTCCTTCAGCAATTGCTTTTCTCTCACTCACAAGATGcgagactcaaag TTAATCTTGAGAATTGCAAGGAATTCATCAGAATCATCTCACACTTAATGATTTTCAAAG ATAAACCTAGAGAAGAAAGAACCTTTGAGATGGCTAGAATTGGagataattcatataaattggCATTGTCAAGTAGCATGGATGAAGTTTCGGCTACGTTCAATTTGGGGGATCTTTACCTTAAGTCGATGGTATGCATGTGGATTTGA